The DNA sequence ACGACCATTGGTtagattttggatcatgacaaagTTGGTATTATAGCTCTTGGTTCAtgggttctatgagtcatgagcatgtctagtagtgtcttgcggaCAAGTGCTCAGACatttatacttatcttcgagaggctatgggacATTTAAGAAACTTCGCTTTCTTTCCTACTCTATTGTTCGACTTTGTTTCATCCTAAAGTTTGAGTCTTTATTATTCTATTCCCTCACATATGATGAGGATATGTTCGTCTGCAGCTCGTGAGCAGGATCTAGTGCCCTAGGCTTCAGCCGCtactagaggtagaggtcggacAGAGGTAGTGTTGGAGCCTAGACCAGGGCACATGCAGTGGCTCCTAGAGATGGAGCACCTGCCACTACTTATGCATCTGATACAGTCGAGTTCTAATTTACTTCTACAATTTGGCATAGTAGGGATGATTCTTATCGTCCTAGCTACTTCTCAGACTGGAGGGAGAGCACAGACTCCAGATACACATACTACGAAGCAATCCACTACAATGTTTCAGACTCTAGGAGTTCCGGTTATTCAACTAGTTAGGGTAGTTTAGCCGATTGTTGTAGCTAGGCTGGAAGTTAGGCCTGCTATGTCTGTTGATGATCATAAGATGATGGATATGTTCAGAAAGTTGGATCCTCCATGTTTTGATGGTGATCCCACAGCTCATTCTCAAgctttcttatatatatatatatcatgatattttgggcaattttggccatgtggagtccaatggagttgatttcacTACTTTTAAGGTAAGAGGGCTAGCCAAGAAATGGTAGCAGACTTATGAGAAGGGCAAGCCACCAGGGTCACGTCctctcacttggactcagttttctaCTCTCTTCCTATAGAAGTTAATTCCTCTCACCATGAATGATAAGTTGCACATTCAGTTTGAGCAATTGATACAGGATGGTGTGacagttactcagtatgagatgagattcacAGATTTGTCGTGCTATGCAGCTTTTCTGATTCCCTCTAAGAAAGAGAGAGAACGAAGGTTTATTGAGGGTCTGAGCTATAGAATATGGTACGGGATGGCACAAAAAGTTGAGACTAAACTACTTTCCACTAGGTTGTGGATATTGCTTGGGGGTTAGAGCATATCCATAGTCAGGAGAGGAAGGATAGAGAGGCCAAAAAGCCTCGTGGTACTTGAGAATTTAGTAGTGCCCACTCTAGAGGTAAAGGGAATgatggtagaggccatcctagcAGGCCATTTCAGTCAGCACTCCAGACTTCTCGCAACACCCTAGTTAGTCATGGGTTTCAGAGTGCTAGCTCAGGACGATCATCATACAACACACCTCCTCCACGTGGTTCTTATAGTGCATCTCCAGAGCAGGGTTCTTAAAGTGGTTATTCTAGTCGTTCGGCGAAGACTCGGTCCTAGCAGCCATGCCAGTAGAGAATTTGCCTTGATTGTTGAGATCAGAGGCATATGAGGAGGGATTGTCCTTGGTTTCGAAGTGGTGTATCTCAAAAAGGTATTGAGGCTATGATTCTAGTCCCAGTTACTACACCACTTGTCCAGCccactagaggtggaggtcatacaATCAGAGGCCGTCATAAAGGTGGAGTCGAGGTGGGTGGAGGTCAGGCTCGTTGTTATGCTTTTTCTGGTATGCCAAAGGCAGCTGCATCTGATACAGTCATTGTATGTATTAtttcagtttgtcatagagatatTTCAGTATCGTTTGAgctgggttctacttattcgtatatgtcatcttactttgcatCATATTTGAGTAGTACTCATGATTCCttagatattcatgtttatatttttaCACTTGTTGGAGATTCTACTATGGTAGATCGGGTTTGTCGATCATGTGTAGTTACTATTAATGGGTATGATATGATGGTTGATCTCTTGTTGTTGGACATGGTGGATTTTGAGGTAATTCTcagcatggattggttatctctgcATCTTGCTATCCTGGATTATCAATCCAACACTATGACTTTGGATATGCCAGGTTTACCTAGATTTGAGTTGATATAGTCACTTGGTTATACGGGTAAGGTGATTTTATTCTTGAAGGCTCATCATAtagttgagaagggatgtttagcATATTTCGCTTTTATCTgagattctagtgcagaggttcctccTATGGGTTTGGTACCGGCTGTGAGAGAGTTTTTGGAGGTGTTCCCTATGGATTTGTCAGGTATGCCACCAGATAGGGAAATTGACTTGGCGCTGGGCACTCAGTCCATATTTATTCCACTATATCCGATAGCTCTGGcgtagttgaaggaattgaaggtgCAGTTACAAGATTTGTTTGGAAAAGAGTTCATTAGACTGAGTGTTTGTCCTTGGGGTGTACTGATATTGTTTATGAACAAGAAGGAtagtactatgaggatgtgcattgattatcgatagttgaacaagtttactattaagaacaagtatccattacctcatattaatgacttgtttgatcagcttcaaggttccaaggtattctctaagattgacttgaggtcaggTTATCATCAGGTGAAGATTAAGGCTTTGAATATCTCTAAGTCGACTTTTAGGAATCGTTATGGtgattatgagttcttggtgatgttatttggtttgactaatgctccTGTGAaattcatgaatttgatgaactgggtgttcaagccttatttggactctttttTATAGTGTTCATTTATGACATTTTTGTTTACTCTCGCAGTAGGGAGGAGTATAAgcaatatttgaggattgtacttcaAACCTTGATGGAGAAGCATctttatgctaagttttctaagtgtgagttttggtttgacTCATTTGCATTCTTGGGTCACGTAGTGTCTgtgatggtattaaggttgatcccaagaagattgagttggttcaaaattggcctagacatACTACAACTATAGAGACCAGgattttcttgggtttggcaggctacTATCGTCTTTGTAAAGGGGTTATCATCCATTATAGCTCTGTTGACTAAGTTAACTCAGAATGGTATTCCTTTTCGATGGTCcaatgaatgtgaggagagctatTAGAAGCTCAAGtttgctttgactacaaccccagtgttgatGTTGCCAAGAGGCTCAGGACcatatacagtgtattatgatgcttcacgcattggtctTGGTGCGTTGTTGATGCATGAGGATAGTGTGATCGCAAATGCATCATGACAGTTGAAGCCTcaagagaagaattatccagttcatgatgtggagttattggtGATTCTGCATGCActtaatatttggaggcatttcTTGTACGGTGTGTCATGTGACGTTTATACCGATCATCGCACTCTTCAGCACTTTTTCAAGCataaggatttgaatttgaggcaacgGAGGTGGCTTGAGTTGCTTCTGATATCACTATCGTATATCATCTGATTAAGGCAAATATAGCAacggatgccttgagtagaaaggtgaagagtatgggtagtttgacatTTATTCCAGCTGAGGAGATACTTTTGGCTATAGATGTCCAGGCCTAGGCCAAtagatttgtgagattggatatttctaagcctatcagagttcttgcttgtgttattGCGCATTCGTCCTTGTTTAAGTGAAGCCTTTCTAGTGTGATGATCCCTATTTGTTCAtacttaaggacatggtgcagcaaggtggtgctaagaaggtggttattggagatgatggtgctaTGCGACTTCAGGCTCGACtttgtgttcctaatattgatgggcGGAGGGATTTGATACTTTAgtaggctcatagttcgcggtattctattcattcaggtactacaaagatgtatcgtgatttgaagtAGCACTATttgtggcggaggatgaagaaggacattgttgggcATGTTTCATGGTGTTTGAATTGCAagcaagttaagtatgaaaaCTAGAAAATAGGTGGTTTGATTCAAAAGATTATTATGCATGAGTaaaagtgggagcgcattacgATGGAGTTTATGGTAGGTTTACTACATATCTttaggaagttcgatgctatatggatcattgtggataggttgaccaattTCGCGCACTTCATACCAGTGTTCACTACTATACTTTTGGAGAAGTTAGCTTAGATTTACATCTAGGAGGTAGTTCATTTGCATGGAGTGAATATTTCTATCATTTCAAACCATAGTACTCATATCACATCTAACTTTTGGAGAGCGGTTCAGCGGGAGTTGGGTACGCAAGTTGAGCTTAGCACGACTTTTCACCCATAGATGGATGGTCGGTCTAAGCAGACTATTCAGATGCTGGAAGACATTTTTGCGAGCTTGTATGATTGACTTTGTCATTGGGATCAATTCTTGACTTtcgcggagttttcttacaataacagttatcaatccagcatttagatggctccgaaTGAGGCTCTGTATAGTAGACATTTTCGTCTCCTGTTGGTTGGTTTAAGCTTTGTGAGGCTAGTTTCTTAAGTACAAATTTGGcacgtgatgctttggagaaggtgaagttgattctaGAAAGCCTTCGGACAGCTCAGagcaggcagaagagttatgcggaaaagaaggttcgtgatgtggtATATATGGAGGGTGATAAGGTACTtatgaaggtttcacccatgaagggtatgatgaCATTtggaaagaaggaaaagttgagtcCGAGGTTTATTGGACCCATTATCCTATTTGATGCTTTCATATGCTTATttgttattttgtgacttgcggggatagttcaTTTGGTTTCGAGAAGATTtgggagtgaattggaacactaagTTCGgttattggaagcttaagttgtaagggttgaccaagatttgacttttgagtagacgacctcagattggtgatttgataattctaataggttcgtatggtgatttcggaatTGGGCGTACATTCGGATTTAAATTTGGAGGTTCCAAGAGAGTTTTGGCTctattttgccgaaagttggcaatttgaagatttggagagttcaatggtttgatcgggagttgactttgatgatatcgggttccgATTGTGGTTTCGGGACTTGGTGTAGGGTTTTTTTtaatggaacttgtgtgcaaattttggttgTGATCTGAAGTGGTTAGGCAAGAATCAGACGTTTGCTTGAGAGTTTGGAGGCTTATAAACTCAAAAGAAGTTCAATTTGTGATTTGATCTTCGATTAGTATATTTGCTGATCTCATATGTTTTTGGAAGCTTTGGATAGGTCGGGG is a window from the Nicotiana tomentosiformis chromosome 10, ASM39032v3, whole genome shotgun sequence genome containing:
- the LOC138899925 gene encoding uncharacterized protein, encoding MRRDCPWFRSGVSQKGIEAMILVPVTTPLVQPTRGGGHTIRGRHKGGVEVGGGQARCYAFSGMPKAAASDTVIVCIISVCHRDISVSFELGSTYSYMSSYFASYLSSTHDSLDIHVYIFTLVGDSTMVDRVCRSCVVTINGYDMMVDLLLLDMVDFEVILSMDWLSLHLAILDYQSNTMTLDMPEVPPMGLVPAVREFLEVFPMDLSVLMLPRGSGPYTVYYDASRIGLGALLMHEDSVIANAS